A single genomic interval of Streptomyces sp. NBC_00663 harbors:
- a CDS encoding DUF2252 domain-containing protein — protein MEVSSEAGRRLPPARGFAAWPAQGSPKEEGKSLRARIPRGAHAALDVDGSRPDAVSAVEESSRGRLPELTPIRVGRMAATPFAFLRGSAGLMAYDLARTPMTRIVAQICGDAHAANFGLYGDARGDLVIDLNDFDETVPGPWEWDLKRLAASLVLAGREAGADEDTCRQAAHGAVGSYRRTMRLLAKLPALDAWNAIADEELVSHSDAHDLVGTLERVSEKARANTSGRFAAKSTEPTEGGGRRFVDAAPVLRRVPDAEAAAVAGALEEYLDTLSEDRLPLLARHAVHDVAFRVVGTGSVGTRSYVVLLLDHRGEPLVLQVKEARPSALLPHLVTAGFEAPAEGHEGRRVVLGQKRMQVVSDMLLGWTTVEGRPFQVRQFRNRKGSVDPAALAADQIDDYGRMTGALLARAHSHSADPRLVAGYCGKNEELDEAMATFAVAYADRTEADHAELVAAVRAGRIPAEMGV, from the coding sequence GTGGAGGTTTCCTCAGAGGCGGGGCGCAGGCTGCCGCCCGCGCGCGGCTTCGCCGCCTGGCCCGCGCAGGGCTCGCCCAAGGAGGAGGGCAAGTCGCTGCGGGCCAGGATCCCGCGCGGCGCGCATGCCGCCCTCGACGTGGACGGCTCCCGCCCCGACGCGGTGAGCGCGGTCGAGGAGTCCAGCCGCGGACGCCTGCCCGAGCTCACCCCGATCCGCGTCGGACGGATGGCGGCCACGCCCTTCGCCTTCCTGCGCGGCTCCGCCGGCCTCATGGCGTACGACCTGGCACGCACCCCCATGACCCGGATCGTCGCCCAGATCTGCGGCGACGCCCACGCGGCCAACTTCGGGCTGTACGGGGACGCGCGCGGCGACCTCGTCATCGACCTCAACGACTTCGACGAGACGGTGCCGGGCCCCTGGGAGTGGGACCTCAAGCGGCTCGCCGCCTCGCTGGTGCTCGCGGGCCGGGAGGCGGGCGCCGACGAGGACACCTGCCGTCAGGCGGCGCACGGCGCGGTGGGTTCCTACCGCCGCACCATGCGGCTGCTCGCCAAGCTCCCGGCGCTGGACGCGTGGAACGCCATCGCGGACGAGGAACTGGTCTCCCACAGCGACGCCCACGACCTGGTCGGCACTCTGGAACGGGTCTCGGAGAAGGCGCGCGCCAACACCAGCGGGCGGTTCGCGGCGAAGTCGACCGAGCCGACCGAGGGCGGCGGGCGCCGCTTCGTCGATGCCGCGCCGGTGCTGCGGCGGGTGCCGGACGCGGAGGCAGCGGCCGTCGCCGGCGCCCTGGAGGAGTACCTGGACACCCTCTCCGAGGACCGTCTGCCGCTGCTGGCCCGGCACGCGGTGCACGACGTGGCGTTCCGCGTCGTCGGCACGGGCAGTGTGGGCACCCGCTCGTACGTCGTGCTGCTCCTCGACCACCGTGGCGAACCGCTGGTCCTGCAAGTGAAGGAGGCCCGCCCCTCGGCGCTGCTGCCGCACCTGGTGACCGCCGGCTTCGAGGCGCCCGCGGAGGGGCACGAGGGCCGCCGGGTGGTCCTCGGGCAGAAGCGCATGCAGGTCGTCAGCGACATGCTGCTGGGCTGGACGACGGTCGAGGGCCGCCCCTTCCAGGTGCGGCAGTTCCGCAACCGCAAGGGCAGCGTCGACCCCGCCGCGCTCGCCGCCGACCAGATAGACGACTACGGCCGGATGACCGGCGCGCTCCTGGCCCGCGCCCACTCCCACAGCGCCGACCCGCGCCTCGTCGCCGGGTACTGCGGCAAGAACGAGGAGCTGGACGAGGCGATGGCGACGTTCGCCGTCGCCTACGCCGACCGCACGGAG
- a CDS encoding winged helix-turn-helix transcriptional regulator: MAGERSHGTEACRRVDDGITRVFQLLGKRWTGPIVAVLTPGPAYFVDLRRAIPGISERMLSDRLTELAAAGLVVREVDEGPPLRVSYRLTEAGAALEPAFAELGRWAKRYLVGWEPGGGC; encoded by the coding sequence ATGGCGGGTGAGCGGAGTCACGGCACCGAGGCGTGCAGGCGGGTCGACGACGGGATCACCCGCGTCTTCCAGCTCCTGGGAAAGCGCTGGACCGGGCCGATCGTGGCCGTCCTCACCCCGGGACCGGCGTACTTCGTCGATCTGCGCCGGGCGATCCCCGGCATCAGCGAACGGATGCTGTCCGACCGCCTCACCGAACTCGCCGCCGCGGGACTCGTCGTACGCGAGGTCGACGAGGGGCCGCCGCTGCGGGTGTCCTACCGGCTGACGGAAGCGGGGGCGGCGCTGGAGCCTGCGTTCGCGGAGCTGGGGCGGTGGGCGAAGCGGTATCTGGTGGGGTGGGAGCCGGGGGGCGGTTGCTGA
- a CDS encoding FMN-dependent NADH-azoreductase, which translates to MATLLHIDSSVFPHGASASRTVTDAFRRTWEEQHPEGTVIYRDLSADPVPHITADAHTAGFSDPASHTPEQAAAFAARVRLIEELEGADAVLIGAPMYNYAIPSTLKAWLDNVMLVGRTFMAEDSRIKGTPVTVVASRGGSYAPGTPREDYEYVQNYLQAVLADSLALDLDFIVPELTMAPQNPAMTELIPLYETSRERALQDAEIKAKAVAERLAA; encoded by the coding sequence ATGGCCACGCTGCTCCACATCGACTCCTCCGTGTTCCCGCACGGCGCCTCCGCCTCCCGCACCGTCACGGACGCCTTCCGCCGGACCTGGGAGGAGCAGCACCCGGAGGGCACCGTGATCTACCGCGACCTCTCCGCCGACCCCGTGCCGCACATCACCGCCGACGCCCACACCGCCGGCTTCTCCGACCCGGCGTCGCACACCCCCGAGCAGGCCGCCGCCTTCGCCGCGCGCGTGCGACTGATCGAGGAGCTGGAGGGGGCGGACGCGGTGCTGATAGGCGCCCCGATGTACAACTACGCGATCCCCTCGACCCTGAAGGCCTGGCTGGACAACGTGATGCTGGTGGGCCGCACGTTCATGGCGGAGGACTCGAGGATCAAGGGCACCCCGGTCACCGTCGTGGCCAGCCGCGGCGGCTCCTACGCGCCCGGCACCCCGCGCGAGGACTACGAGTACGTACAGAACTACCTTCAGGCCGTCCTCGCCGACTCCCTCGCCCTGGACCTCGACTTCATCGTCCCGGAGCTGACCATGGCCCCGCAGAACCCGGCGATGACCGAACTGATCCCCCTCTACGAGACCTCCCGGGAGCGCGCCCTCCAGGACGCCGAGATCAAGGCGAAGGCCGTCGCCGAACGCCTGGCCGCCTAG
- a CDS encoding DUF3662 and FHA domain-containing protein: MGVLKKFEQRLEGLVNGTFAKVFKSEVQPVEIAGALQRECDNNATIWNRDRTVVPNDFIVELSTPDFERLSPYSGQLGDELAGMVRDYAKQQRYTFMGPIKVHLEKADDLDTGLYRVRSRTLASSTDQQAPGTPGAAAAPAARPTAPSGYGYPQSAAPAGAPPMPAAPPPGGRPGGYGYPQPAQAPRSGGPVGAPAPGSRTRHWIEINGARHQISRATLVLGRSTEADVRIDDPGVSRRHCEIRTGTPSTVQDLGSTNGIVVDGQHTTRATLRDGSRIVVGSTTVIYRQAEG; encoded by the coding sequence ATGGGAGTCCTGAAGAAGTTCGAGCAGCGTCTCGAAGGTCTGGTCAACGGCACCTTCGCCAAAGTGTTCAAGTCCGAGGTCCAGCCCGTGGAGATCGCCGGCGCGCTCCAGCGCGAGTGCGACAACAACGCGACGATCTGGAACCGCGACCGGACCGTCGTCCCCAACGACTTCATCGTGGAGCTGAGCACACCGGACTTCGAGCGGCTCAGCCCCTACTCCGGCCAGCTCGGCGACGAGCTCGCCGGCATGGTGCGCGACTACGCCAAGCAGCAGCGCTACACCTTCATGGGCCCGATCAAGGTCCACCTGGAGAAGGCCGACGACCTCGACACCGGCCTTTACCGGGTGCGCAGCCGTACGCTCGCCTCCTCCACCGACCAGCAGGCCCCCGGAACACCGGGAGCAGCCGCCGCACCGGCCGCCCGGCCCACGGCGCCGAGCGGCTACGGCTACCCGCAGTCCGCCGCGCCCGCCGGCGCCCCGCCCATGCCGGCCGCACCGCCCCCCGGCGGACGCCCCGGGGGCTACGGCTACCCGCAGCCCGCCCAGGCCCCGCGCTCCGGCGGACCCGTCGGTGCCCCGGCACCCGGCAGCCGCACCCGCCACTGGATCGAGATCAACGGCGCCCGCCACCAGATCTCCCGCGCGACACTCGTGCTGGGCCGCAGCACCGAGGCCGACGTGCGGATCGACGACCCCGGCGTCTCCCGCCGGCACTGCGAGATCCGAACCGGAACGCCCTCGACCGTCCAGGATCTCGGATCCACCAACGGCATCGTGGTGGACGGACAGCACACCACCCGCGCTACGCTCCGCGACGGCTCGCGGATCGTCGTGGGCAGCACCACCGTTATCTATAGGCAAGCCGAAGGGTGA
- a CDS encoding FHA domain-containing protein FhaB/FipA → MSELTLTVMRLGFLAVLWLFVIVAVQVIRSDLFGTRVTQRGSRREANRPQQAQRQQQAPPQQRQQSAGGRRGRNAPTKLVVSEGILTGTTVALQGQTITLGRAHDSTIVLDDDYASSRHARIYPDRDGQWIVEDLGSTNGTYLDRSRLTTPTPIPLGAPIRIGKTVIELRK, encoded by the coding sequence ATGTCAGAGCTGACCCTCACGGTCATGCGGCTGGGTTTCCTGGCCGTACTGTGGCTGTTCGTGATCGTGGCCGTGCAGGTCATCCGCAGCGACCTGTTCGGTACGCGCGTCACCCAGCGCGGCTCCCGGCGCGAGGCCAACCGGCCTCAGCAGGCCCAGCGCCAGCAGCAGGCGCCGCCGCAGCAGCGCCAGCAGAGCGCCGGCGGCCGACGGGGCCGTAACGCCCCCACCAAGCTGGTCGTGTCCGAGGGCATCCTCACCGGCACCACCGTCGCGCTCCAGGGCCAGACCATCACGCTCGGCCGGGCGCACGACAGCACCATCGTGCTGGACGACGACTACGCCTCCAGCCGCCACGCGCGGATCTACCCGGACCGGGACGGCCAGTGGATCGTCGAGGACCTCGGCTCCACCAACGGCACGTACCTGGACCGGAGCCGGCTGACGACCCCCACACCGATTCCGCTGGGCGCGCCGATCCGCATCGGCAAGACCGTCATCGAGCTGCGGAAGTAG
- a CDS encoding Stp1/IreP family PP2C-type Ser/Thr phosphatase: MYPEPTGEVRMSLSLRFAAGSHKGMIREGNEDSGYAGPRLLAIADGMGGAAAGEVASSEAISTIVALDDDVPGSDVLTSLGIAVQRANDQLRSMVEEDPQLEGMGTTLTALLWTGQRLGLVHVGDSRAYLLRDGVLTQITQDHTWVQRLVDEGRITEEEATTHPQRSLLMRALGSGEHVEPDLSIREVRAGDRYLICSDGLSGVVSHQTLEDTLASYQGPQETVQELIQLALRGGGPDNITVIVADVLDLDTGDTLAGQLSDTPVVVGAVAENQLQLHDNGIMQTPAGRASGLGRQVPGQGGGGGEFGPPGSGDVTGFISTDGFGGYSDDDFVKPRKGRKWLKRSLYIALALGVIGGGLYGGYRWTQTQYYVAANGDHVALYRGISQDLAWVSLSKVEKDYPKIELKYLQPYQQELVENTIAEGGLKTAQKKIDELSVQASACRKVAEAQATESEKNSKTGEGEAGGTTGTTRSSLTSKASPSPSTSTSPSPNASATPTAPTPSPGPTLSDEEKQVAGKCGT, encoded by the coding sequence ATGTATCCGGAGCCGACGGGCGAGGTGCGCATGAGTCTGTCACTGCGCTTCGCCGCCGGATCGCACAAAGGCATGATCCGGGAGGGCAACGAGGACTCCGGATACGCCGGACCCCGACTGCTCGCCATCGCCGACGGCATGGGCGGCGCCGCCGCCGGTGAGGTCGCCTCCTCCGAGGCCATCTCCACCATCGTCGCCCTCGACGACGACGTCCCCGGCTCCGACGTCCTCACCTCCCTCGGCATCGCCGTGCAGCGCGCCAACGACCAGCTGCGCTCCATGGTGGAGGAGGATCCGCAGCTGGAGGGCATGGGCACGACGCTCACCGCCCTGCTGTGGACCGGCCAGCGCCTCGGCCTCGTCCACGTCGGCGACTCCCGCGCCTACCTGCTGCGCGACGGCGTCCTCACCCAGATCACCCAGGACCACACCTGGGTGCAGCGCCTGGTCGACGAGGGCCGCATCACCGAGGAAGAGGCCACCACCCACCCGCAGCGCTCCCTGCTGATGCGCGCGCTGGGCAGCGGCGAGCACGTCGAGCCCGACCTCTCCATCCGCGAGGTCCGCGCCGGCGACCGCTATCTGATCTGCTCCGACGGCCTGTCCGGCGTCGTCTCCCACCAGACGCTGGAAGACACCCTCGCCAGCTACCAGGGCCCGCAGGAGACCGTGCAGGAGCTGATCCAGCTCGCCCTGCGCGGCGGCGGCCCCGACAACATCACCGTCATCGTCGCCGACGTCCTCGACCTCGACACCGGCGACACACTCGCGGGCCAGCTCTCCGACACCCCCGTCGTGGTCGGCGCCGTCGCCGAGAACCAGCTACAGCTGCACGACAACGGCATCATGCAGACCCCCGCCGGACGCGCCTCCGGGCTCGGCCGCCAAGTGCCCGGACAGGGCGGCGGGGGCGGCGAGTTCGGCCCGCCCGGCTCCGGCGACGTCACCGGTTTCATCTCCACCGACGGCTTCGGCGGCTACTCCGACGACGACTTCGTCAAGCCCCGCAAGGGCCGTAAGTGGCTCAAGAGATCCCTCTACATCGCACTCGCCCTCGGCGTCATCGGCGGCGGGCTCTACGGCGGCTACCGCTGGACCCAGACCCAGTACTACGTCGCCGCCAACGGCGACCACGTCGCCCTCTACCGCGGCATCAGCCAGGACCTCGCCTGGGTCTCGCTGTCGAAGGTGGAGAAGGACTACCCGAAGATCGAACTCAAGTACTTGCAGCCGTACCAGCAGGAGCTCGTCGAGAACACCATCGCGGAAGGCGGTCTGAAGACCGCTCAGAAGAAAATCGACGAACTCTCCGTGCAGGCATCCGCGTGCCGCAAGGTGGCCGAGGCGCAGGCGACCGAGAGCGAGAAGAACTCCAAGACCGGTGAGGGCGAGGCCGGCGGGACCACGGGAACCACCCGCTCCTCCCTGACGTCCAAGGCGTCGCCCAGTCCGTCCACCTCGACCTCACCGTCCCCGAACGCGTCCGCAACCCCGACCGCGCCCACTCCCAGCCCCGGCCCCACGCTCTCCGACGAGGAGAAGCAGGTCGCCGGCAAGTGCGGTACGTGA
- a CDS encoding FtsW/RodA/SpoVE family cell cycle protein, with amino-acid sequence MSSTTNSPTHHTSTIGSIGTPSRRNTELALLVFAVVIPVFAYANVGLAINDELPAGLLGYGLGLGLLAGVGHLVVRKFAPYADPLLLPLATLLNGIGLVVIWRLDQSKRLQASRDFVESAPRQLLYSAMGMALLVAVLIFLKDHRVLQRYTYISMAGAMLLLVMPLIPGLSAPTYGAKIWIKIPGLGTLQPGEFAKIALAVFFAGYLMVKRDALALASRRFMGLYLPRGRDLGPILVVWVMSILILVFETDLGTSLLFFGMFIIMLYVATERTSWIVFGLLMSAVGAVGVASFEPHIQTRVQAWLDPMHEFELSRAGVQDGIIHSEQAMQALWAFGSGGTLGTGLGQGNSDLIGFAANSDFILATFGEELGLAGVMAILLIYGLIVERGVRTALAARDPFGKLLAVGLSGAFALQVFVVAGGVMGLIPLTGMTLPFVAYGGSSVIANWALIGILIRISDTARRPAPAPAPSPDAEMTQVVRPS; translated from the coding sequence ATGAGCAGTACCACCAACTCGCCGACGCACCACACGTCCACGATCGGCTCGATCGGCACGCCGAGCCGGCGCAACACCGAGCTCGCACTGCTGGTGTTCGCCGTCGTCATCCCGGTGTTCGCCTACGCCAACGTAGGCCTCGCCATCAACGACGAACTCCCCGCCGGTCTCCTGGGCTACGGCCTCGGCCTCGGCCTGCTCGCGGGCGTCGGCCATCTCGTCGTACGCAAGTTCGCGCCGTATGCCGATCCGCTGCTGCTGCCACTGGCTACGCTGCTGAACGGCATCGGGCTTGTCGTCATCTGGCGACTGGACCAGTCCAAGCGACTCCAGGCGAGCAGGGACTTCGTCGAGTCGGCACCGCGCCAGCTGCTGTACTCGGCGATGGGCATGGCCCTGCTGGTGGCCGTACTGATCTTCCTCAAGGACCACCGAGTCCTGCAGCGGTACACCTACATCTCCATGGCCGGAGCCATGCTCCTGCTCGTGATGCCGCTGATCCCCGGTCTCAGCGCGCCCACCTACGGCGCCAAGATCTGGATCAAGATCCCCGGCCTCGGCACGCTCCAGCCCGGTGAGTTCGCGAAGATCGCCCTGGCCGTGTTCTTCGCCGGCTATCTCATGGTCAAGAGAGACGCCCTGGCCCTGGCCAGCCGTCGCTTCATGGGCCTGTACCTGCCGCGCGGGCGCGACCTCGGTCCGATCCTCGTGGTCTGGGTGATGTCGATCCTCATCCTGGTCTTCGAGACCGACCTCGGCACATCCCTGCTGTTCTTCGGGATGTTCATCATCATGCTGTACGTCGCCACCGAGCGGACCAGCTGGATCGTGTTCGGTCTGCTCATGTCCGCGGTCGGCGCGGTCGGCGTGGCCAGCTTCGAACCGCACATCCAGACCCGTGTACAGGCCTGGCTCGACCCGATGCACGAGTTCGAGCTCTCCCGCGCCGGTGTCCAGGACGGCATCATCCACTCCGAACAGGCCATGCAGGCCCTGTGGGCCTTCGGCTCCGGCGGCACCCTCGGCACGGGTCTCGGACAGGGCAACTCCGACCTGATCGGCTTCGCCGCCAACTCCGACTTCATCCTCGCCACGTTCGGCGAGGAACTCGGCCTGGCCGGCGTCATGGCGATCCTGCTGATCTACGGGCTGATCGTCGAACGCGGCGTGCGCACCGCCCTCGCCGCCCGCGACCCCTTCGGCAAGCTGCTCGCCGTCGGCCTGTCCGGCGCCTTCGCGCTCCAGGTCTTCGTCGTCGCCGGCGGTGTCATGGGTCTCATCCCGCTGACCGGTATGACGCTGCCGTTCGTGGCCTACGGCGGTTCGTCGGTCATCGCCAACTGGGCCCTGATCGGCATCCTGATCCGCATCAGCGACACCGCGCGCCGCCCGGCCCCGGCCCCCGCCCCCAGCCCCGACGCCGAGATGACCCAGGTGGTCCGCCCGTCATGA
- a CDS encoding peptidoglycan D,D-transpeptidase FtsI family protein, which translates to MNKPLRRIALFCGFLVLALLVRDNWLQYVKADDLRTDTDNRRVAIERYATPRGDIIVDGKAITGHKETTTGDFKYKRTYKNGAMWAPVTGFVSQAYGANQLEYIEDGILTGNDDRLFFRNTLDMITGKPKEGGNVVTTLNAAAQKAAYEGLAKRGKGAVVALEPSTGKILALASYPSYDPGTIAGGGDSDAAAWKKLDKKNNPDDPMLNRALREVYPPGSTFKVVTAAAALENGLYGDADEKTDSPLPWVMTGTRTELKNEGNIPCKNATMRVALQWSCNTVFGKIGADLGNDKMLDEAKKFGFDEEQFTPVRSSASVFSDDMEPSQVALSSIGQYNTAATPLQMAMVASAVANDGKLMKPYMVDELQAPNLDTIAKNDPAELSQPLSPENAQVLQSMMETVVQKGTGTTAQIGNGVTVGGKTGTAQHGENNSKNPYAWFISYAKLSDGSKPVAVAVVVEDESAVRENISGSGLAAPIAKSVMEAVINSKK; encoded by the coding sequence ATGAACAAGCCCCTGCGCCGGATCGCCCTCTTCTGCGGCTTCCTCGTCCTGGCCCTGCTCGTCCGCGACAACTGGCTCCAGTACGTGAAGGCCGACGACCTGCGGACCGACACCGACAACCGCCGCGTCGCCATCGAGCGGTACGCCACCCCGCGCGGCGACATCATCGTCGACGGCAAGGCCATCACCGGGCACAAGGAAACGACCACCGGCGACTTCAAGTACAAGCGCACCTACAAGAACGGCGCCATGTGGGCGCCCGTCACCGGGTTCGTCTCCCAGGCCTACGGCGCCAACCAGCTCGAGTACATCGAGGACGGCATCCTCACCGGCAACGACGACCGGCTCTTCTTCCGCAACACCCTCGACATGATCACGGGCAAGCCGAAGGAGGGCGGCAACGTCGTCACCACCCTCAACGCCGCCGCCCAGAAGGCCGCCTACGAGGGTCTCGCCAAGCGCGGCAAGGGCGCGGTCGTCGCCCTGGAGCCGTCCACCGGCAAGATCCTGGCGCTGGCCTCCTACCCGTCGTACGACCCCGGGACGATCGCCGGCGGCGGCGACTCCGACGCGGCGGCCTGGAAGAAGCTCGACAAGAAGAACAACCCCGACGACCCGATGCTCAACCGGGCCCTGCGCGAGGTCTACCCGCCCGGCTCGACCTTCAAGGTCGTCACCGCGGCGGCGGCCCTGGAGAACGGTCTGTACGGCGACGCCGACGAGAAGACCGACTCCCCGCTGCCCTGGGTCATGACCGGCACCCGCACCGAGCTGAAGAACGAGGGCAACATCCCCTGCAAGAACGCCACCATGCGCGTCGCCCTGCAGTGGTCCTGCAACACCGTCTTCGGCAAGATCGGCGCCGACCTCGGCAACGACAAGATGCTGGACGAGGCCAAGAAGTTCGGCTTCGACGAGGAGCAGTTCACCCCGGTCCGCTCCAGCGCCTCCGTCTTCTCCGACGACATGGAGCCCTCGCAGGTCGCCCTGTCCTCCATCGGCCAGTACAACACCGCCGCCACCCCGCTTCAGATGGCCATGGTCGCCTCCGCGGTCGCCAACGACGGCAAGCTCATGAAGCCGTACATGGTCGACGAGCTCCAGGCCCCGAACCTGGACACCATCGCGAAGAACGACCCGGCCGAGCTCAGCCAACCGCTGTCGCCGGAGAACGCGCAGGTCCTCCAGTCGATGATGGAGACCGTGGTCCAGAAGGGCACCGGCACCACCGCCCAGATCGGCAACGGCGTCACCGTCGGCGGCAAGACCGGCACCGCCCAGCACGGTGAGAACAACAGCAAGAACCCGTACGCCTGGTTCATCTCGTACGCGAAGCTCAGCGACGGCAGCAAGCCGGTCGCCGTGGCCGTGGTCGTCGAGGACGAGAGCGCGGTCCGCGAGAACATCTCCGGCAGCGGCCTCGCGGCACCGATCGCGAAGAGCGTGATGGAGGCGGTCATCAACTCCAAGAAGTGA
- the pknB gene encoding Stk1 family PASTA domain-containing Ser/Thr kinase, with the protein MEEPRRLGGRYELGQVLGRGGMAEVYLAHDTRLGRTVAVKTLRADLARDPSFQARFRREAQSAASLNHPAIVAVYDTGEDYIDGVSIPYIVMEYVDGSTLRELLHSGRKLLPERAMEMTIGILQALEYSHRNQIVHRDIKPANVMLTRNGQVKVMDFGIARAMGDSGMTMTQTSAVIGTAQYLSPEQAKGEQVDQRSDLYSTGCLLYELLTVRPPFVGDSPVAVAYQHVREEAQPPSVFDPEITPEMDAIVLKALVKDPNYRYQSADEMRTDIEACLDGQPVAATAAMGSVGYGGYPDDQPTTALRSTDAGATSMLPPMNPDDPNYGGYDDRPDRRRQKKNNTSTILLVVAAVLVLIGAILIGKWAFSGNNAADDKVAVPTFVGEKLDTAKNMATNSDLKLNPTEKTCEDQPKGKICSQDPEPGTDVDKQSTINVVVSTGAPKVTVPSVIGDQYEDAKTRLEGDEFGLVVKKKEKESTEETGSVLDQTPVFGKEVEKGTEITLTVAVEVQKSTVPDVAGKTCDEAKALMTSSNLTGNCVTDTETDDANLVNKVISTDPGIGNSVDKGSTVTIHLGKAKENQQVQVPQDIAGKKLNEVTKTLQNLGLQVQVQGSQDGNATVVTSNPTPGSTVNKGDTITLFTTDQGGGGNDGGTNIFGGTTG; encoded by the coding sequence ATGGAAGAGCCGCGTCGCCTCGGCGGCCGGTACGAGCTGGGCCAGGTGCTCGGCCGTGGTGGCATGGCGGAGGTCTACCTCGCGCATGACACCCGGCTCGGCCGCACCGTGGCGGTGAAGACGCTGCGCGCGGACCTCGCACGCGACCCGTCCTTCCAGGCCCGGTTCCGCCGGGAGGCCCAGTCGGCCGCCTCGCTCAACCATCCCGCGATCGTCGCGGTCTACGACACGGGCGAGGACTACATCGACGGGGTCTCGATCCCGTACATCGTCATGGAGTACGTCGACGGCTCCACGCTGCGCGAACTCCTGCACTCCGGCCGCAAGCTGCTGCCGGAGCGCGCGATGGAGATGACGATCGGCATCCTTCAGGCCCTGGAGTACTCCCACCGCAACCAGATCGTCCACCGTGACATCAAGCCGGCCAACGTCATGCTGACGCGCAACGGCCAGGTCAAGGTCATGGACTTCGGCATCGCCCGCGCCATGGGCGACTCCGGCATGACGATGACCCAGACGTCCGCGGTGATCGGCACGGCGCAGTACCTGTCGCCGGAGCAGGCGAAGGGCGAGCAGGTCGACCAGCGTTCGGACCTCTACTCGACAGGCTGCCTCCTCTACGAACTCCTGACGGTCCGCCCCCCGTTCGTGGGCGACTCCCCGGTGGCCGTGGCCTACCAGCACGTCCGTGAGGAAGCACAGCCCCCGTCGGTCTTCGACCCCGAGATCACGCCCGAGATGGACGCGATCGTGCTGAAGGCCCTGGTCAAGGACCCGAACTACCGCTACCAGTCCGCCGACGAGATGCGCACCGACATCGAGGCGTGCCTGGACGGCCAGCCGGTCGCGGCCACGGCGGCGATGGGCTCGGTCGGCTACGGCGGCTACCCCGACGACCAGCCGACGACCGCACTCCGCTCGACGGACGCCGGCGCCACGTCGATGCTCCCGCCGATGAACCCGGACGACCCGAACTACGGCGGCTACGACGACCGCCCCGACCGCCGCCGCCAGAAGAAGAACAACACCTCCACAATCCTGCTGGTCGTGGCGGCTGTCCTGGTCCTGATCGGCGCGATCCTGATCGGGAAGTGGGCGTTCAGCGGCAACAACGCCGCCGACGACAAGGTGGCGGTGCCGACCTTCGTGGGCGAGAAGCTGGACACCGCCAAGAACATGGCCACGAACAGCGACCTGAAGCTGAATCCCACCGAGAAGACGTGTGAGGACCAGCCCAAGGGCAAGATCTGCTCGCAGGACCCCGAGCCGGGCACCGACGTGGACAAGCAGTCCACCATCAACGTGGTGGTCTCTACGGGCGCCCCGAAGGTGACCGTGCCGAGCGTGATCGGCGACCAGTACGAGGACGCCAAGACGAGGCTCGAGGGTGACGAATTCGGGCTCGTGGTCAAGAAGAAGGAGAAGGAGTCCACGGAGGAAACCGGCTCCGTCCTCGACCAGACCCCGGTCTTCGGCAAGGAAGTCGAAAAGGGCACGGAGATCACTCTCACCGTCGCCGTCGAGGTCCAGAAGTCCACGGTGCCGGATGTCGCGGGCAAGACCTGTGACGAGGCCAAGGCCCTGATGACGTCGAGCAACCTCACCGGCAACTGCGTCACCGACACGGAGACCGACGACGCCAACCTGGTCAACAAGGTCATCAGCACCGACCCCGGCATCGGCAACTCGGTCGACAAGGGCTCCACGGTGACGATCCACCTCGGCAAGGCCAAGGAGAACCAGCAGGTTCAGGTTCCCCAGGACATCGCGGGCAAGAAGCTGAACGAGGTCACGAAGACCCTCCAGAACCTGGGCCTCCAGGTACAGGTCCAGGGCTCCCAGGACGGCAACGCCACGGTCGTCACCTCCAACCCGACCCCGGGCAGCACCGTCAACAAGGGCGACACCATCACCCTGTTCACCACCGACCAGGGCGGCGGCGGCAACGACGGAGGCACCAACATCTTCGGCGGCACGACCGGATAG